From a single Salinirussus salinus genomic region:
- a CDS encoding cation:proton antiporter domain-containing protein produces the protein MAASELILLTAGIIALGVVAQVLASAFEVPSIIFYLAAGIALGPEGAALITPDSFGDALPAIVGLAVAVIVFEGAFHLRLDRIREAPAATVRLVTLGAAIALVGTAVAVRFALGTGWPLAFLIGALLVATGPTVITPILDVVPVRDRVAAALETEGIINDVSAAITAVVVFEVLNPAASSTGLLADFTSRLGTGVIVGLVVAGVVYYILRFIDLSPGDAPRNARLLVLAGALVAYAVANAQLSEAGVAAVATAGVVLGNADIPYEEEVTSFKGDITLLVLSFVFIALAALLDFDVLVDLGVPGLAVVVAVAVVIRPLLVFVSTVGGRFTTRERVFMSAVGPRGIIPASVATLFAVELRNEAAALREEAATVADPEAAELLAEAAALGSQADVLVGTVFLVILATVAFEGGLARYIAEYLDVIPMRVIIVGGGKTGRALADRLEDRGENVVIVENDEDVVEQRRNQGYKVEWGDGTDTEVLRSAGAENAKVVVAATGNDDANLLVAQLSNSSFDVEKVIAKVNNPDNVEAFEDLGVASIDAGMASAWAIDNQIERPALAQWMTGVGRTGDVQEVEVTNAEFGGKPVSEVGPMLPESCLIALISRDGETHVPNADFVVEVGDKLTLLGKRDPVREGMRMVDP, from the coding sequence ATGGCGGCATCCGAACTGATACTGTTGACTGCCGGCATCATCGCGCTCGGCGTCGTCGCGCAGGTGCTCGCCAGCGCGTTCGAGGTGCCGAGCATCATCTTTTATCTGGCGGCCGGCATCGCGCTGGGGCCGGAGGGTGCGGCTCTGATCACCCCGGACTCGTTCGGCGACGCGCTGCCGGCCATCGTGGGGCTGGCGGTCGCCGTCATCGTCTTCGAGGGCGCCTTTCACCTCCGCCTCGACCGGATCCGGGAGGCTCCCGCGGCGACGGTTCGGCTGGTGACGCTGGGAGCGGCGATCGCCCTGGTCGGGACCGCCGTCGCCGTCCGGTTCGCGCTGGGCACCGGCTGGCCGCTGGCTTTCCTCATCGGGGCGTTGCTGGTGGCGACCGGCCCGACGGTGATCACGCCGATCCTCGACGTCGTGCCCGTCCGCGACCGGGTGGCAGCCGCCCTGGAAACGGAGGGGATCATCAACGACGTCAGCGCCGCCATCACGGCGGTCGTGGTGTTCGAGGTGCTCAATCCGGCGGCGAGCAGCACCGGCCTGCTCGCGGATTTCACCTCGCGGCTCGGGACCGGCGTCATCGTCGGGCTGGTCGTCGCCGGCGTCGTCTACTACATCCTCCGCTTTATCGACCTCTCGCCGGGCGACGCCCCCCGCAACGCCCGGCTGCTCGTGCTCGCGGGGGCACTCGTCGCGTACGCGGTCGCCAACGCCCAGCTCAGCGAGGCCGGCGTCGCCGCCGTCGCCACCGCGGGGGTGGTGCTGGGCAACGCAGACATCCCATACGAGGAAGAAGTTACCTCGTTCAAAGGCGACATCACGCTGCTGGTGCTCTCGTTCGTGTTCATCGCGCTGGCGGCGCTGTTGGATTTCGACGTGCTGGTCGACCTCGGGGTGCCCGGGCTGGCGGTCGTCGTCGCGGTTGCGGTGGTCATCCGCCCACTGCTGGTGTTCGTCTCGACGGTCGGCGGCCGGTTCACCACCCGCGAGCGGGTGTTCATGAGCGCCGTCGGCCCGCGGGGGATCATCCCGGCCTCGGTCGCGACCCTCTTCGCGGTCGAACTCCGCAACGAGGCAGCGGCGCTGCGCGAGGAAGCCGCGACGGTCGCCGACCCGGAGGCGGCGGAGCTACTGGCGGAGGCGGCCGCGCTCGGCAGCCAGGCCGACGTGCTCGTCGGAACCGTCTTTCTGGTGATCCTCGCGACCGTGGCATTCGAGGGCGGGCTCGCGCGCTACATTGCGGAGTATCTGGACGTGATACCGATGCGTGTCATCATCGTCGGGGGCGGGAAGACGGGCCGTGCGCTCGCTGACCGTCTCGAAGACCGGGGCGAGAACGTCGTCATCGTGGAAAACGACGAGGACGTCGTGGAACAGCGCCGCAACCAGGGGTACAAGGTCGAGTGGGGCGACGGCACCGACACCGAGGTGTTGCGCTCGGCCGGCGCGGAGAACGCCAAGGTGGTCGTCGCCGCGACCGGCAACGACGACGCGAACCTGCTGGTCGCCCAGCTCTCGAACTCCAGTTTCGACGTCGAGAAGGTCATCGCCAAGGTGAACAACCCCGACAACGTCGAGGCCTTCGAGGACCTGGGGGTCGCGAGCATCGACGCCGGGATGGCCAGCGCCTGGGCCATCGACAACCAGATCGAGCGGCCGGCGCTGGCCCAGTGGATGACCGGCGTGGGCCGGACGGGCGACGTCCAGGAGGTCGAGGTCACGAACGCCGAGTTCGGCGGCAAGCCGGTCAGCGAGGTCGGCCCGATGCTCCCCGAGAGCTGCCTGATCGCTCTGATCAGCCGGGACGGCGAAACCCACGTCCCGAACGCCGACTTCGTCGTCGAGGTCGGCGACAAACTCACCCTGCTGGGCAAGCGCGACCCCGTCCGGGAGGGGATGCGGATGGTCGACCCCTGA
- a CDS encoding DUF367 family protein: MQLHVRYEGDDDPEKCTARRLAHLGHATLHRSARETPPGVVLDPFADRALSPADAGDDRLVALDCSWETATDEAFGLEGPHRSLPFLVAANPVNYGTPFRLNTAEAFAGALTILGHRDQAEGILETFSWGDTFLELNAEPLARYADCADSGEVVAVQDDYLADDEDDTGVDE; this comes from the coding sequence GTGCAGCTGCACGTCCGCTACGAGGGCGACGACGACCCCGAGAAGTGCACGGCCCGGCGGCTGGCTCACCTCGGGCACGCCACCCTCCACCGGTCGGCCCGGGAGACGCCTCCGGGCGTCGTCCTCGACCCCTTCGCCGACCGGGCGCTCTCGCCGGCCGACGCCGGCGACGACCGGCTGGTGGCGCTCGACTGCTCCTGGGAGACGGCCACCGACGAGGCCTTCGGCCTGGAGGGCCCTCACCGCTCGCTGCCCTTCCTCGTCGCCGCCAACCCGGTCAACTACGGGACCCCATTCCGCCTGAACACCGCCGAGGCCTTCGCCGGGGCGCTGACTATCCTCGGCCACCGCGACCAGGCCGAGGGGATCCTGGAGACGTTCTCGTGGGGGGACACCTTCCTCGAACTCAACGCCGAGCCGCTGGCCCGGTACGCCGACTGCGCGGACTCCGGCGAGGTGGTCGCCGTCCAGGACGACTACCTCGCCGATGACGAGGACGACACCGGCGTCGATGAGTGA
- a CDS encoding 50S ribosomal protein L40e, translating to MASFDEAEERIFTKLICMRCNARNPQRAERCRKCGYARLRPKARESRSA from the coding sequence ATGGCGAGTTTCGACGAGGCAGAGGAACGCATCTTCACGAAGCTGATCTGCATGCGCTGTAACGCCCGGAACCCCCAGCGGGCCGAGCGCTGCCGGAAGTGTGGCTACGCCCGCCTCCGCCCGAAAGCCCGCGAGAGCCGGAGCGCCTGA
- a CDS encoding nuclear transport factor 2 family protein, with amino-acid sequence MTVDRPDGPVGRARAYYRALDGGDYDLLAALLAPGFVHERPDMTLEGRDRFVRFMREERPSTDTTHPVDGVYRRDSGGVTGSGEADAGPEVAVRGRLLTADGTELTGFVDVFSFEDGRMVRLRTYTD; translated from the coding sequence GTGACGGTCGACCGCCCCGACGGGCCTGTCGGACGGGCGCGGGCGTACTACCGGGCGCTCGACGGCGGCGACTACGACCTGCTCGCGGCCCTGCTCGCGCCCGGGTTCGTCCACGAGCGCCCGGACATGACCCTCGAGGGCCGCGACCGGTTCGTCCGGTTCATGCGCGAGGAGCGGCCCTCGACCGACACGACCCACCCCGTCGACGGCGTCTACCGGCGGGACAGCGGCGGCGTGACCGGGTCGGGCGAGGCCGACGCCGGCCCGGAGGTCGCCGTCCGCGGCCGGTTGCTGACCGCCGACGGGACGGAGCTCACCGGCTTCGTCGACGTGTTCAGCTTCGAGGACGGGCGGATGGTCCGCCTGCGGACCTACACCGACTGA
- the serS gene encoding serine--tRNA ligase: MLSRQFVREHPETVRDAIAKKGVSGVDLDELLTVDERWRELKARGDGLRQERNEVSERIGELKREGEEEQAQAAIERSQELKAELEEVEEEADELESRLEELLLELPNVPHDSAPVGDGEADNVERYREGFDDLRDLPDPVVPHYDLGEELDVLDFERGAKVAGGGFQFLKGEGARLEYALMQFMLEIHREQGYTDVFPPVPVNSASMRGTGQLPKFAGDAYRVGARPGDDYDDDDLWLLPTAEVPVTNMYRDEILLDDDLPLKHQAVSPNFRREAGEHGTETRGYVRVHQFNKVELVNFVRPEESYDRLEGLLGEAEAVLQRLGLPYRVLTMCTGDMGFTQAKKYDIEVWAPGDDMPDGPAAGGRWLEVSSVSNFEAFQARRAGLRYRPERHESADYLHTLNGSGLAVPRVLVAILEYYQNPDGTVTVPEALRPYMGQERIEGHEPVGESAVGAGDRE, translated from the coding sequence ATGCTCAGCAGGCAGTTCGTCCGGGAGCACCCCGAGACGGTCCGGGACGCCATCGCGAAGAAAGGCGTCAGCGGGGTCGACCTCGACGAACTCCTGACGGTCGACGAGCGGTGGCGGGAGCTGAAGGCCCGCGGCGACGGCCTCCGTCAGGAGCGCAACGAGGTCTCCGAGCGGATCGGCGAGCTCAAACGCGAGGGCGAGGAGGAGCAGGCACAGGCGGCCATCGAGCGCTCCCAGGAGCTGAAGGCGGAACTCGAGGAGGTCGAGGAGGAGGCCGACGAGCTGGAATCGCGCCTGGAGGAGCTGTTGCTCGAACTGCCGAACGTCCCCCACGACTCCGCCCCGGTCGGCGACGGCGAGGCCGACAACGTCGAGCGGTACCGCGAGGGGTTCGACGACCTGCGCGACCTGCCCGACCCGGTGGTCCCCCACTACGACCTCGGCGAGGAGCTCGACGTGCTGGACTTCGAGCGCGGCGCGAAGGTCGCCGGCGGCGGCTTCCAGTTCCTCAAAGGCGAGGGCGCACGCCTGGAGTACGCCCTGATGCAGTTCATGCTCGAAATCCACCGCGAGCAGGGGTACACCGACGTCTTCCCGCCGGTCCCCGTGAACTCGGCGTCGATGCGCGGGACCGGTCAGCTGCCCAAGTTCGCCGGGGACGCCTACCGCGTCGGCGCCCGCCCCGGGGACGACTACGACGACGACGACCTCTGGCTGCTCCCGACGGCGGAGGTGCCGGTCACCAACATGTATCGCGACGAGATCCTGCTCGACGACGACCTCCCGCTGAAACACCAGGCCGTCTCGCCGAACTTCCGGCGGGAGGCCGGCGAGCACGGCACCGAAACGCGGGGGTACGTCCGGGTCCACCAGTTCAACAAGGTCGAACTCGTCAACTTCGTCCGCCCGGAGGAGAGTTACGACCGCCTGGAGGGGCTGCTGGGGGAGGCCGAAGCGGTCCTGCAACGCCTCGGGCTGCCCTACCGCGTGCTGACGATGTGCACCGGCGACATGGGCTTCACCCAGGCCAAGAAGTACGACATCGAGGTGTGGGCGCCGGGCGACGACATGCCCGACGGCCCCGCGGCCGGCGGCCGGTGGCTGGAAGTGTCGTCGGTCTCGAACTTCGAGGCCTTCCAGGCCCGGCGGGCCGGACTGCGCTACCGGCCGGAACGCCACGAGTCCGCCGACTACCTCCACACCCTCAACGGCTCCGGGCTCGCGGTCCCGCGGGTCCTGGTGGCCATCCTCGAGTACTACCAGAACCCCGACGGCACCGTCACCGTCCCCGAGGCGCTGCGCCCCTACATGGGCCAGGAGCGCATCGAGGGTCACGAGCCCGTCGGGGAGAGCGCGGTCGGTGCCGGCGACCGCGAATAA
- a CDS encoding DUF4260 family protein, protein MDPRQFLRVEGLAALAAALGVFLGLEGPLWLLAVLALAPDLSMLGYLGGPRAGSLAYNLAHTYTLPLALAGIPLALARSGTAVDPRLPVLVAAVWAAHIGADRLLGYGLKFETGFRDTHLSTQPAPVAALADAAPGDGDG, encoded by the coding sequence ATGGACCCACGACAGTTCCTGCGCGTCGAGGGGCTGGCGGCTCTCGCCGCCGCACTCGGCGTCTTCCTGGGACTCGAGGGGCCGCTGTGGCTGCTCGCGGTGCTGGCGCTGGCACCCGACCTCTCGATGCTCGGCTACCTCGGCGGCCCGCGGGCCGGGAGCCTGGCGTACAACCTCGCGCACACGTACACGCTCCCGCTCGCGCTCGCGGGCATTCCGCTCGCGCTGGCACGAAGCGGCACCGCGGTCGACCCCCGGCTCCCGGTACTCGTCGCCGCGGTGTGGGCCGCTCACATCGGGGCCGACCGGCTGCTCGGCTACGGCCTGAAATTCGAGACCGGCTTCCGGGACACCCACCTCTCGACGCAGCCAGCGCCCGTGGCGGCGCTCGCCGACGCCGCTCCCGGGGACGGCGACGGGTGA
- a CDS encoding redoxin domain-containing protein, which translates to MIEEGEQAPDFRLPAVVDGERREVGLADHLDERVVVLGFYPGDFNPACDGQSTDLDDLDLFTMQKDVAVLGISGDSVHSHRAFAAEYDLQVPLLADVHGEVTEAYGVGADEPGSLTRRAVVVVDPEGTVRYAWAAESSDDLPDVDRVRAAVEGVGGGEMALARYRVGHAHYVEGRRAFSSAMGGFEDREWLLAKHDFAQAEGEFGEAADQFDTAARFAGSDDHRTHYERAGRKAEELSRAAEWLARSAGAFASGEGREGEQLRTDAETPLETAREVADPVPPDEFPPGDSAGNDAADGRAGDEPGAGSPPEPTGGPGASGEADGPAAHGEPAAGSPGGGASAPGTEAEAGGGFTRSASSDGRDAAGGSDEDERRPDGDDRIDETELEEITAELEEQSRAGAGESGDGASGGNGGGAAGVEEGEVELDLTDPTGDEDTESSRAEGDDTGPDSGDPDSP; encoded by the coding sequence ATGATCGAAGAGGGCGAGCAGGCACCCGATTTCCGCTTGCCCGCCGTCGTCGACGGCGAGCGCCGCGAGGTCGGCCTGGCCGACCACCTCGATGAGCGCGTCGTCGTCCTCGGGTTCTATCCGGGCGATTTCAACCCCGCCTGCGACGGGCAGTCGACGGACCTGGACGACCTCGACCTCTTCACGATGCAAAAGGACGTCGCCGTCCTCGGGATCTCCGGCGACAGCGTCCACAGCCACCGCGCCTTCGCCGCGGAGTACGACCTGCAGGTGCCGCTGCTCGCGGACGTCCACGGGGAGGTGACCGAGGCCTACGGCGTCGGCGCCGACGAGCCGGGCTCCCTGACCCGCCGGGCCGTCGTGGTCGTCGACCCGGAGGGGACGGTCCGGTACGCCTGGGCCGCCGAGTCCAGTGATGACCTCCCGGACGTCGACCGGGTGCGCGCCGCGGTCGAGGGCGTCGGCGGCGGGGAGATGGCGCTGGCCCGCTACCGGGTGGGACACGCCCACTACGTCGAGGGGCGGCGCGCGTTCAGCAGCGCGATGGGGGGGTTCGAGGACCGCGAGTGGCTGCTGGCGAAACACGACTTCGCGCAGGCGGAAGGGGAGTTCGGCGAGGCCGCCGACCAGTTCGACACCGCCGCCCGCTTCGCCGGGAGCGACGACCACCGGACACACTACGAGCGCGCCGGGCGGAAAGCCGAGGAGCTCAGCCGGGCCGCGGAGTGGCTCGCCCGGTCGGCCGGCGCCTTCGCCAGCGGGGAGGGCCGGGAGGGCGAACAGCTCCGGACCGACGCCGAGACCCCGCTCGAAACCGCCCGCGAGGTCGCCGACCCGGTCCCGCCGGACGAGTTCCCTCCCGGGGACAGTGCCGGCAACGACGCCGCGGACGGGCGAGCCGGGGACGAGCCGGGAGCCGGCAGCCCACCGGAGCCCACCGGCGGACCCGGTGCGAGCGGGGAGGCCGACGGACCGGCGGCCCACGGCGAGCCCGCGGCTGGTTCCCCGGGCGGAGGTGCGTCCGCGCCGGGGACCGAGGCCGAGGCCGGGGGAGGATTCACCCGGAGCGCGAGCAGCGACGGGCGCGACGCGGCCGGCGGAAGCGACGAGGACGAGCGGCGGCCGGACGGGGACGACAGGATCGACGAGACGGAGCTGGAGGAGATCACCGCGGAGCTGGAAGAACAGAGCCGGGCGGGCGCCGGCGAGAGCGGCGACGGCGCCAGTGGGGGCAACGGCGGCGGGGCGGCTGGCGTCGAGGAGGGCGAGGTCGAACTCGACCTGACCGACCCGACCGGGGACGAGGACACGGAGTCGAGCCGGGCGGAGGGAGACGACACCGGACCGGACTCCGGGGACCCCGACTCGCCGTGA
- a CDS encoding ATP-binding protein: MDDGALEVVEFALTAAVYTDDRELEPDDLPAGYREVFWSDGRIERPLSATVETAREATGVDDPWEAVSELMFSDYDDFSGTISFTDREMAEQWYRERVDADRLRENPVLAAHFADEFGAEVYEQAREENRPARADRPFIDDLLAEYFEDEEEEEMLDLVDVRAPEEIEMTLDDIVLTEDQEGEITKIVKAIEHREYLAGIGLREIGKLLFVGPPGTGKTSVARALGGKLGLPVVEVKLSMITSQYLGETAKNVEKTFEVAKRLAPCILFIDEFDFVAKTRASDEHAAIKRAVNTLLKSIDEVSLVQDEVLLIGATNHPDQLDAAAWRRFDEIVNFPKPDRQMRADILRVVTAEMEIADFDPEAVAEMTEGLTGSDLRMVLREAVLDALTEERTTLTQEDLEDAVAEFEERDTLKNLDMIEGDHDALVAGGDIESGGGSHDHAHDD, encoded by the coding sequence ATGGACGACGGGGCACTCGAAGTCGTCGAGTTCGCGCTGACCGCTGCCGTCTACACCGACGACCGGGAGCTGGAGCCCGACGACCTGCCGGCGGGATATCGGGAGGTCTTCTGGAGCGACGGCCGGATCGAGCGGCCGCTCTCGGCGACTGTCGAGACCGCCCGGGAGGCCACCGGCGTCGACGACCCCTGGGAGGCGGTCTCGGAGCTGATGTTCTCCGACTACGACGATTTCTCGGGGACGATATCCTTCACCGACCGCGAGATGGCCGAGCAGTGGTACCGCGAGCGGGTCGACGCCGACCGGCTCCGCGAGAACCCCGTCCTGGCCGCCCACTTCGCCGACGAGTTCGGCGCGGAGGTCTACGAGCAGGCCCGCGAGGAGAACCGGCCGGCCCGGGCCGACCGCCCCTTCATCGACGACCTGCTCGCGGAGTACTTCGAGGACGAGGAGGAAGAGGAGATGCTCGACCTCGTGGACGTGCGAGCCCCCGAGGAGATCGAGATGACGCTCGACGACATCGTTCTCACCGAGGACCAGGAGGGCGAGATCACGAAGATCGTCAAGGCCATCGAACACCGCGAGTACCTCGCGGGGATCGGCCTCCGGGAGATCGGGAAACTCCTCTTCGTGGGGCCACCCGGCACCGGCAAGACCTCGGTCGCGCGGGCGCTGGGCGGGAAGCTCGGCCTCCCGGTCGTCGAGGTGAAGCTGTCGATGATCACCAGCCAGTACCTCGGCGAGACCGCCAAGAACGTCGAGAAGACCTTCGAGGTCGCCAAGCGACTCGCCCCCTGCATCCTCTTCATCGACGAGTTCGACTTCGTCGCGAAGACCCGCGCCTCCGACGAGCACGCCGCGATCAAACGAGCCGTGAACACCCTGCTCAAGAGCATCGACGAGGTGAGCCTCGTCCAAGACGAGGTGCTGTTGATCGGCGCGACAAACCACCCCGACCAGCTCGACGCCGCGGCCTGGCGACGCTTCGACGAGATCGTCAACTTCCCCAAGCCCGACCGGCAGATGCGGGCAGACATCCTCAGAGTGGTGACCGCCGAGATGGAGATCGCCGACTTCGACCCCGAGGCCGTCGCGGAGATGACCGAGGGGCTGACCGGCAGCGACCTCCGGATGGTGCTCCGGGAGGCGGTGCTGGACGCGCTGACCGAGGAGCGGACCACGCTCACCCAGGAGGACTTGGAGGACGCCGTCGCCGAGTTCGAGGAACGGGATACACTGAAGAACCTCGACATGATCGAGGGCGACCACGACGCCCTGGTCGCCGGCGGCGACATCGAGAGCGGTGGCGGAAGCCACGACCACGCCCACGACGACTGA